DNA sequence from the Actinomycetes bacterium genome:
CGAGCCGCTGTGCCTGGAGGACGGCCCGTTCGTCGGCCGACATCGCCTCCGCACGCTGGTCCCACATGCTCAAGCCTCCTGCGATCGACACCCGCGAGGTGCGTCCCGTGCCGGTGGGCGCCGTGACGGACTGTACTGCACATCGCCAGACCGGGCCCGGAGGCGGCCCTGCCGACCGGCGGGGTGCCGCTACCTGCTTGCGTCCCGGTGCGCCGCCCTTCAGGGCGGTGGTGCAGGGACGCCCCAGCCAGGCCGAGGAGGATGTCAAACCGCCAGGTCGCTCGAGTGCGGCGCCTCGTCATGGGTCGGGAGGTTCCCGAGCTTGCCCACCTCCCGGTGGAGCGCCTCGAACGCCGACTGCAACTGGACCTGGGTGACCTGCGCGAAGGTGCGCAGGTAGGCGATGCGGCGTTCGAGCTGCTCCTCTTCCTCCCGGTAGGCGTCGGGGCTGGCACGGTAGACCTCGGCGGCTCGCTCCGCCGCCTGGGCCGCCTGCTGCTGCGCCTCCCTGAGGATCTCCTCGTAGCGCTGCCGGGCCTGGCCGACGAGCCGGCGCGCGTACTCCTCGGCTTGCGCGATGTGGTTGTCCGCGGCCTGCTGGGCCTGCGACATGAGGTTGACCGCCTGCACGTTCGGCCGGGGGGCGCCGACCACCGACTGGTCGTCGACGTCGATGCCGCGGTCGCGGTACCAGCGCCTGAGCCGGTCGATCTCGGCGCGGAGGGCGGCCCGGTCGGCGTCCGCGGCCGAGATGTCCTCGGCCACCCGCGCCATGAAGCGGTCGACCTCGTCC
Encoded proteins:
- a CDS encoding DivIVA domain-containing protein; translation: MTSASDGYAHGRGQEWTKRLTPSAVRSTTFGKAPLTRRGYSEDEVDRFMARVAEDISAADADRAALRAEIDRLRRWYRDRGIDVDDQSVVGAPRPNVQAVNLMSQAQQAADNHIAQAEEYARRLVGQARQRYEEILREAQQQAAQAAERAAEVYRASPDAYREEEEQLERRIAYLRTFAQVTQVQLQSAFEALHREVGKLGNLPTHDEAPHSSDLAV